A window of Micromonospora eburnea genomic DNA:
CAGTCTCGGGTCTCCCCCCAGGGGCTGCCCGTGGGTAAACACCTACCGGCAGCGGATCCGCTGCTTCGCCTGCAGGCCAGCATCACCGCCCGCGATGACCGGCTCCTCGGTTGGCTCTACGACCACGGCGTGCTCACCACCGACCAGATCGCCGCCGCCCTGTTCCCATCCCTGGACTTCACCCAACGCCGGCTGCGCCGCCTCACCGCCCTGCGGGCGGTCGACCGGTTCCGACCCAACAAGGCCGACGGCGGCTCTCACCCCTACCACTACGTCCTGGACCAGCTCGGCTACGACCACGTCCACGCCCAACGCGGACTCCCACGAGGCCGCCGCGACCAGGCCCGCCGCCGCAAACAGTCATTGACGTCCCGGCCGGACCTGCCGCACCTGCTCGGTGCCAACCAGGTCTTCATCGACCTCGCCGCCCACGCCCGCACCCACCCCGACACCGAGCTGGTCCGCTGGCAGCCCGCGTCGGCCTACCACGAACCCGGCTCCCTGTACCGCTCCGGCGGCGATCCGCAGATCATCATCGCCGGAGCGACCGGCTTCCCCCGTCCGGACGGCGCCGGGGTGTGGACCGAGGACAGACGGTCCGTGCCGTTCTTCCTCGAGTACGACACCAGCGGCGAAAACCTGCGGGTCCTCATCGACAAGGTCATCAAGTACGAGCGGCTGTACATGATGAGCACCTGGGCATGGCCGGTGCTGTTCCATCTCCCCTCGGCCCGCCGTGAGGCGAACCTGCATCACCGCCTCGCCGCCGTCTCCGACCCGACAACGGTCATCGCCACCACCAGCGCCGAGCTACGCACCGCCCTCGCCGCCAGCCCCGCCCGCCAGATCTGGCAGGTGCCCGGCCGCGCGGGCCGGCACCGCCTCATCGACCTGCCCTACACCGACACCCACCACGACGACGAATACCCCGCCCACGAGCAGCCCCCCGCCAAATGAGCGGGCCGTCTCATGAGGTCAGGCGGGA
This region includes:
- a CDS encoding replication-relaxation family protein, with the translated sequence MGKHLPAADPLLRLQASITARDDRLLGWLYDHGVLTTDQIAAALFPSLDFTQRRLRRLTALRAVDRFRPNKADGGSHPYHYVLDQLGYDHVHAQRGLPRGRRDQARRRKQSLTSRPDLPHLLGANQVFIDLAAHARTHPDTELVRWQPASAYHEPGSLYRSGGDPQIIIAGATGFPRPDGAGVWTEDRRSVPFFLEYDTSGENLRVLIDKVIKYERLYMMSTWAWPVLFHLPSARREANLHHRLAAVSDPTTVIATTSAELRTALAASPARQIWQVPGRAGRHRLIDLPYTDTHHDDEYPAHEQPPAK